Proteins encoded by one window of Microbacterium testaceum:
- the pstA gene encoding phosphate ABC transporter permease PstA produces the protein MAILTPEAPTATARDESPRHASRTSIPRRTGAVGERRDLRTVPFGDRFDLIGSGAAAIAVSTLMFGWLTPMTGVVGWVVLSFIGFLGIYAVLTAMRADRLAISERVMTALFYSAGVLLLGALAFVVFFTLVRGSSALFHPNFFTETMKLAGPLDPLTMGGIAHAIVGTLIQISIALTITIPLGVTTAVFLNEIGGRFARFVRTISDAMTALPSIVAGLFVYAAVVTLITNQRSGFAASLAISVMMLPIIIRASDVVLRLVPHNLREASYALGTSRWRTVWSVVLPTSRSGLVTAVILGTARGIGETSPVLLTSGVTAEMNLNPFSGPMISLPLQVFDFVKSPEPSMIARGFGAAATLVLLVLTLFIVARLIGGRGPGQLSDRQRRAASAASARDLVRIEGESAAAASRAGRRSMPPGRPPEDLERRLSLRALTARFHRSTEENPS, from the coding sequence ATGGCGATCCTCACCCCCGAGGCCCCGACGGCCACGGCGCGAGACGAGTCTCCGCGTCACGCCTCGCGCACGTCGATTCCGCGTCGCACGGGCGCCGTCGGGGAGCGACGCGATCTGCGGACGGTTCCCTTCGGCGACCGATTCGACCTCATCGGCAGTGGGGCGGCGGCCATCGCCGTCTCGACACTGATGTTCGGATGGCTCACCCCCATGACGGGTGTTGTCGGGTGGGTGGTGCTGTCGTTCATCGGCTTCCTCGGCATCTACGCGGTGCTGACCGCGATGCGCGCCGACCGTCTCGCCATCAGCGAGCGGGTCATGACCGCGTTGTTTTACTCCGCGGGCGTGCTCCTGCTCGGGGCGCTGGCCTTCGTGGTGTTCTTCACCCTCGTGCGCGGCTCGTCGGCCCTGTTCCACCCGAACTTCTTCACCGAGACGATGAAGCTCGCCGGTCCCCTCGACCCGCTGACGATGGGTGGCATCGCGCACGCCATCGTCGGAACGCTCATCCAGATCAGCATCGCCCTGACGATCACGATCCCGCTCGGGGTGACCACGGCCGTCTTCCTGAACGAGATCGGCGGGCGCTTCGCCCGCTTCGTGCGGACCATCTCGGATGCCATGACCGCTCTGCCCTCGATCGTCGCGGGACTGTTCGTCTACGCCGCCGTCGTGACCCTCATCACGAATCAGCGCTCGGGGTTCGCGGCATCCCTCGCCATCAGCGTGATGATGCTCCCGATCATCATCCGGGCCTCCGACGTGGTGCTGCGCCTGGTGCCTCACAACCTGCGCGAGGCGTCGTACGCGCTCGGCACGAGCCGGTGGCGCACGGTGTGGAGCGTCGTCCTGCCCACCTCGCGCTCCGGTCTCGTCACGGCCGTGATCCTCGGCACCGCCCGCGGAATCGGCGAGACCTCTCCGGTGCTGCTCACCTCGGGCGTCACCGCGGAGATGAACCTGAACCCCTTCTCGGGTCCGATGATCTCGCTCCCGCTGCAGGTGTTCGACTTCGTGAAGTCCCCGGAGCCGAGCATGATCGCCCGCGGGTTCGGCGCCGCCGCCACCCTCGTGCTGCTCGTGCTGACCCTGTTCATCGTCGCCCGCCTCATCGGTGGTCGAGGGCCCGGCCAGCTCTCGGACCGTCAGCGTCGTGCCGCGTCCGCCGCGTCGGCTCGGGATCTCGTCCGCATCGAGGGGGAGTCCGCTGCCGCCGCTTCGCGTGCCGGACGACGCTCCATGCCGCCGGGCCGTCCGCCCGAGGACCTCGAGCGTCGCCTCTCGCTGCGCGCGCTCACCGCACGCTTCCACCGATCCACCGAGGAGAACCCGTCGTGA
- the recR gene encoding recombination mediator RecR, translated as MYDGIVQDLIDEFGRLPGIGPKSAQRIAFHILQSPSFDVSRLSTLLGEIRDKVKFCEICGNVSEQDRCSICRDPRRNATLICVVEDAKDVAAIERTREFRGLYHVLGGAISPIAGIGPDDLRVTQLMQRLADGTVQEVILATNPNLEGEATATYLSRLLHTLEIRVTRLASGLPVGGDLEYADEVTLGRAFEGRRTL; from the coding sequence ATGTACGACGGCATCGTCCAAGACCTGATCGACGAGTTCGGACGCCTCCCCGGTATTGGCCCGAAGTCGGCGCAGCGGATCGCGTTCCACATCCTCCAGTCGCCCTCCTTCGACGTATCGCGCCTGTCGACGCTCCTCGGCGAGATCCGCGACAAGGTGAAGTTCTGCGAGATCTGCGGCAACGTCTCCGAGCAGGATCGCTGCTCGATCTGTCGCGACCCCCGCCGCAACGCGACGCTCATCTGCGTCGTCGAAGACGCCAAGGACGTCGCCGCCATCGAGCGCACCCGTGAGTTCCGCGGTCTGTACCACGTGCTCGGCGGCGCCATCAGCCCCATCGCGGGCATCGGCCCCGACGACCTGCGCGTCACCCAGCTCATGCAGCGCCTCGCCGACGGCACGGTGCAAGAAGTCATCCTCGCCACCAACCCCAACCTCGAGGGCGAGGCGACGGCGACCTACCTCAGCCGGTTGCTGCACACCCTCGAGATCCGCGTGACGAGGTTGGCATCCGGTCTCCCCGTCGGCGGCGACCTCGAATACGCCGACGAAGTGACCCTCGGTCGCGCCTTCGAGGGCCGTCGCACGCTCTGA
- a CDS encoding glycoside hydrolase family 65 protein, with protein sequence MIDRDRFPVDEWRLVETEYSIDDVGVTETLFAVGNGYLGLRGNPIEGRFALEQGTFINGFHETFPIRHAEQAYGFAEVGQTIINAPDAKVMRVYVDDEPLSLDVADVREYERVLDMRQGILRRNILWVTPSGKRVRIEDERFVSFDEKHLAVLRLTVTVLDADAPVTVSSQLLNRQDGEGIYGGSPMASKQSGFDPRKTEKLSDRVLQPREYWQDGNRSALSYEVSESNMTLAVIADHLVETENEYTSRQLIEPDIAKNVYRVHARAGVPTTITKLVSYHTSRGVPTGELLDRCRRTLDRAVETGVDKLVEKQIAWYADFWDRSDVRIGGHGDLQQATRWCLFQLAQAAARADGQGVPAKGVTGSGYSGHYFWDTEVYVLPFLAYTSPLWARNALRMRYLMLPAARKRAHQLNEAGALFPWRTINGEEASAYYAAGTAQYHINADVAFALAKYVRATGDEEFLAREGVDIAVDTARLWSTLGFWRSSDAADEGEHDSFHIHGVTGPDEYTTVVNDNLFTNVMARFNLRFAARTVRDLAENSPESYAQMADRMNLDPSEPERWDKAAEAMHIPFSEALGIHPQDAVFLEREIWDLENTPPDQRPLLLHFHPLVIYRYQVLKQADVVLALFLQGNHFTDAEKLADFEYYDPLTTGDSTLSAVVQSILAAEVGYQDLALEYFRQAAFVDLGDLHHNASDGVHVASAGGVWTALVSGFGGMRDHFGLLTFDPRLPADWPELSYVLHWHGTRLDITLTASALTLRAGGEGEAVTFAVRGVDYTVSPGETVRVALHGQGPVRPGRPSIRQLEGSVREDGTLLSASVPIVTTAIPIVGDDTGPIAVGLDGGF encoded by the coding sequence ATGATCGATCGCGATCGCTTCCCCGTCGACGAATGGCGCCTCGTCGAGACCGAGTACTCGATCGACGACGTGGGGGTCACCGAGACCCTCTTCGCCGTCGGCAACGGCTACCTCGGCCTGCGCGGCAACCCGATCGAGGGGCGGTTCGCCCTCGAGCAGGGCACGTTCATCAACGGCTTCCACGAGACGTTCCCCATCCGTCACGCCGAGCAGGCCTACGGCTTCGCCGAGGTCGGGCAGACGATCATCAACGCTCCGGATGCCAAGGTCATGCGCGTCTACGTCGACGACGAGCCGCTCTCGCTCGATGTCGCCGACGTCCGCGAGTACGAGCGCGTGCTCGATATGCGCCAGGGGATCCTGCGCCGCAACATCCTGTGGGTCACCCCCTCGGGCAAGCGCGTCCGCATCGAGGACGAACGCTTCGTGTCCTTCGACGAGAAGCACCTCGCGGTGCTCCGCTTGACCGTCACGGTGCTCGACGCCGACGCTCCCGTCACCGTCAGCAGCCAGCTGTTGAACCGGCAGGACGGCGAGGGCATCTACGGCGGCTCGCCGATGGCATCCAAGCAGTCCGGTTTCGACCCGCGGAAGACCGAGAAGCTCAGCGACCGCGTGCTGCAGCCGCGCGAGTATTGGCAGGACGGCAACCGATCGGCGCTCAGCTACGAGGTCAGCGAGTCGAACATGACCCTCGCGGTCATCGCCGACCACCTCGTCGAGACCGAGAACGAGTACACCTCGCGTCAGCTCATCGAGCCCGACATCGCCAAGAACGTCTATCGCGTGCACGCCCGGGCCGGCGTTCCGACCACGATCACGAAGCTCGTGAGCTACCACACCTCGCGGGGTGTCCCCACGGGTGAGCTCCTCGACCGCTGCCGTCGCACGCTCGACCGCGCGGTCGAGACGGGCGTCGACAAGCTCGTCGAGAAGCAGATCGCCTGGTACGCCGATTTCTGGGACCGCTCCGACGTGCGCATCGGCGGTCACGGCGACCTGCAGCAGGCCACCCGCTGGTGCCTGTTCCAGCTCGCGCAGGCCGCGGCGCGCGCCGACGGACAGGGCGTTCCCGCCAAGGGCGTCACCGGATCCGGCTACAGCGGCCACTACTTCTGGGACACCGAGGTCTACGTCCTGCCGTTCCTGGCGTACACGTCGCCGCTCTGGGCCCGCAACGCGCTGCGGATGCGCTACCTCATGCTCCCCGCCGCGCGCAAGCGCGCGCACCAGCTCAACGAGGCCGGGGCGCTGTTCCCCTGGCGCACCATCAACGGCGAAGAGGCCTCCGCGTACTACGCCGCCGGCACCGCGCAGTACCACATCAACGCCGACGTCGCCTTCGCGCTGGCCAAGTACGTCCGCGCGACGGGAGACGAGGAGTTCCTCGCCCGCGAGGGCGTGGACATCGCCGTCGACACCGCGCGCCTGTGGTCGACGCTCGGGTTCTGGCGTTCGAGCGACGCGGCCGACGAGGGCGAGCACGACTCGTTCCACATCCACGGCGTCACCGGGCCCGACGAGTACACAACGGTCGTGAACGACAACCTCTTCACGAACGTCATGGCGCGTTTCAACCTGCGCTTCGCGGCGCGCACCGTGCGCGATCTCGCCGAGAACAGCCCCGAGTCGTACGCCCAGATGGCCGACCGCATGAACCTCGACCCCTCCGAGCCCGAGCGCTGGGACAAAGCCGCCGAGGCCATGCACATCCCGTTCAGCGAGGCCCTCGGCATCCATCCTCAGGACGCCGTCTTCCTCGAGCGCGAGATCTGGGATCTCGAGAACACCCCGCCCGATCAGCGCCCGCTGCTGCTGCACTTCCACCCGCTGGTGATCTACCGGTACCAGGTGCTCAAGCAGGCCGATGTGGTGCTCGCGTTGTTCCTGCAGGGAAACCACTTCACGGATGCCGAGAAGCTCGCCGACTTCGAGTACTACGACCCGCTGACCACGGGCGATTCGACGCTGTCGGCGGTCGTGCAGTCGATCCTCGCGGCCGAGGTGGGCTACCAGGACCTCGCGCTGGAGTACTTCCGTCAGGCGGCGTTCGTCGACCTCGGCGACCTGCACCACAACGCCTCGGACGGGGTGCACGTCGCCTCGGCCGGTGGCGTCTGGACGGCCCTCGTGAGCGGTTTCGGCGGCATGCGCGACCACTTCGGTCTGCTCACCTTCGACCCGCGTCTGCCCGCCGACTGGCCCGAGCTGTCGTACGTGCTGCACTGGCACGGCACGCGCCTCGACATCACCCTCACCGCGTCGGCGCTGACTCTGCGCGCCGGGGGAGAGGGCGAAGCGGTCACCTTCGCGGTGCGCGGAGTGGACTACACCGTCAGCCCGGGCGAGACGGTGCGCGTTGCGCTGCACGGTCAGGGTCCGGTGCGTCCGGGACGCCCGTCGATCCGGCAGCTCGAGGGATCGGTGCGCGAGGACGGCACGCTGCTGTCGGCGTCGGTCCCGATCGTCACCACGGCGATCCCGATCGTCGGCGACGACACCGGCCCGATCGCGGTCGGACTCGACGGCGGCTTCTGA
- a CDS encoding protein kinase domain-containing protein, producing MVDDDTGLIAGRFRVEGLLGTGGTASVFRARDEVTGQTVAVKLLHPHLSQTDTVREAFLREGRRTAHVSHPSIVAIVDMGTFLEHGIPIAWIAQQIVEGVTLAEHVRATGPLSAVHAGAVAGDILDALGAAHAVGLVHRDVSPANVLVRVDDEGRPRSTLLDFGLADAAGETAHGDDVLRSSVSPVTAGVVGNAEFASPEQLSGQPVGPRGDLYQVGGMLYFALTGRAPFSGSDRTAVIRAHLHAPPPVPSVAVRSVPGALDRVVVRSMLKEPADRFADAAEMRAAVLDAVTPVRAPAPGDDEVSSTRVLTAAPLGAGSAPAPAPVDESTRHGPRWGAIAAIVLLLAGTAAAVPLMANAGRAAPAAEPSAAASAPVPTATTTSTPQPTASDPGTPAPIATALVPAFGSLDDTRLALAEAGFVVGDITERDAPQSGGTVLSSDPAPGTAVARGSAVRLVVASGSNLVPDVVGMDAAGAASSMRAAGFVPAQTTVASDRPTGTVVGVEPAAGSAVRLGSAVTILVAAARATPTPTPPSPSSTPTPVPTASPTGGPR from the coding sequence ATGGTCGACGACGACACCGGTCTCATCGCCGGGCGCTTCCGCGTCGAGGGTCTCCTCGGCACCGGGGGAACGGCATCCGTCTTCCGCGCTCGGGATGAGGTGACCGGTCAGACCGTCGCCGTCAAACTGCTGCATCCCCACCTTTCTCAGACCGACACCGTCCGCGAGGCCTTCCTCCGCGAGGGCAGGCGGACGGCGCACGTCTCCCACCCGTCGATCGTCGCCATCGTCGACATGGGGACCTTCCTCGAGCACGGCATCCCCATCGCCTGGATCGCCCAGCAGATCGTCGAAGGCGTGACCCTCGCGGAGCACGTCCGTGCCACCGGTCCGCTCTCCGCGGTCCACGCCGGGGCGGTCGCCGGGGACATCCTCGATGCGCTGGGTGCCGCTCACGCGGTCGGTCTCGTGCACCGCGATGTGTCGCCCGCGAACGTGCTCGTGCGCGTCGACGACGAGGGCCGCCCCCGATCGACGCTCCTCGATTTCGGCCTCGCCGATGCGGCGGGAGAGACGGCCCACGGCGACGACGTTCTGCGCAGCTCCGTGTCGCCGGTCACTGCGGGGGTGGTCGGAAACGCCGAGTTCGCCTCGCCCGAGCAGCTGAGCGGGCAGCCCGTCGGCCCGCGTGGCGACCTGTACCAGGTCGGCGGGATGCTGTACTTCGCGCTCACCGGTCGCGCCCCGTTCTCGGGGAGTGATCGGACCGCCGTCATCCGGGCCCACCTGCACGCCCCGCCTCCCGTCCCGTCCGTGGCCGTTCGGTCCGTCCCCGGTGCGCTCGATCGCGTGGTCGTGCGATCGATGCTCAAGGAGCCGGCGGACCGCTTCGCCGACGCCGCCGAGATGCGCGCGGCGGTCCTCGATGCGGTCACCCCCGTGCGAGCGCCCGCCCCCGGCGATGACGAGGTGTCGTCGACACGGGTCCTGACGGCCGCCCCTCTCGGTGCCGGTTCGGCACCGGCCCCCGCTCCGGTGGACGAGTCGACGCGACACGGACCCCGGTGGGGAGCGATCGCGGCCATCGTGCTGCTGCTGGCGGGCACGGCGGCCGCCGTCCCCCTCATGGCGAACGCTGGTCGTGCGGCGCCCGCGGCCGAGCCGTCCGCGGCGGCCTCGGCTCCGGTGCCCACCGCGACGACGACCTCGACGCCGCAACCGACCGCGTCGGACCCCGGCACGCCCGCACCGATCGCCACCGCGCTCGTGCCCGCCTTCGGCTCCCTCGACGACACGCGACTCGCGCTCGCGGAGGCGGGGTTCGTCGTCGGTGACATCACCGAGCGCGACGCGCCCCAGTCCGGCGGGACGGTGCTCTCCTCCGACCCGGCCCCCGGGACGGCGGTCGCGCGCGGTTCCGCGGTGCGCCTGGTCGTGGCATCCGGATCCAATCTCGTCCCGGACGTCGTCGGAATGGATGCCGCGGGAGCGGCCTCGTCGATGCGCGCAGCGGGGTTCGTCCCGGCGCAGACGACCGTCGCCTCCGACCGACCGACCGGGACCGTCGTCGGCGTCGAACCCGCGGCGGGAAGCGCCGTCCGCCTCGGAAGCGCCGTGACGATCCTCGTCGCCGCAGCCCGGGCCACTCCGACGCCGACCCCGCCGTCTCCGTCGTCCACGCCGACGCCGGTCCCGACCGCCTCGCCGACGGGCGGACCGCGATGA
- the pstC gene encoding phosphate ABC transporter permease subunit PstC: MTDTTTAVLPPTTDAAKPTPRSLRSAPVIADRVFRTTAYAAGTITVAVMLAVGIFLTARAGDALAVAGPSFLTTQEWSPETGTFGVAAVLFGTVTIALVAMAISVPLAMGTALLISEIVPPRARGLLITMVDLMAAVPSVVFGLWGVFFLQAGVIPVAQWISTYFGWIPIFRVADETGARLTDAGAYTSSAFIAGIVVALMVVPTQTSVMREAFSQAPLGEREGALALGSTRWGMIRAVVLPFGRGGIIGGTMLGLGRALGETIAVVMIISPIFTINTELLKTGTNSVSALIALRYGEASQFGLSALMAAGLVLFIITLIVNFTASTIVARSRSGAESN; the protein is encoded by the coding sequence ATGACGGACACCACGACGGCGGTGCTGCCGCCGACGACGGACGCGGCGAAGCCGACACCACGCTCGTTGAGGAGCGCTCCCGTCATCGCCGATCGGGTGTTCCGCACCACCGCGTATGCCGCGGGAACCATCACCGTCGCGGTGATGCTCGCCGTCGGGATCTTCCTCACGGCGCGCGCCGGCGATGCCCTCGCGGTGGCGGGGCCGTCGTTTCTCACGACGCAGGAATGGTCGCCCGAGACCGGCACGTTCGGTGTCGCCGCCGTGCTGTTCGGGACGGTGACCATCGCCCTGGTGGCCATGGCCATCTCTGTGCCGCTGGCGATGGGGACGGCGTTGCTCATCAGCGAGATCGTGCCGCCACGGGCGCGGGGCCTTCTCATCACGATGGTCGACCTGATGGCGGCCGTGCCCAGTGTCGTGTTCGGGCTGTGGGGCGTGTTCTTCCTCCAGGCGGGCGTCATCCCGGTCGCCCAGTGGATCTCGACCTACTTCGGGTGGATCCCGATCTTCCGCGTCGCCGACGAGACCGGCGCACGGCTGACGGACGCCGGTGCGTACACCTCCTCGGCGTTCATCGCGGGGATCGTCGTGGCGCTCATGGTCGTGCCGACCCAGACCTCGGTGATGCGCGAGGCGTTCTCGCAGGCGCCGCTCGGCGAGCGGGAGGGGGCCCTCGCGCTCGGTTCGACCCGATGGGGGATGATCCGCGCCGTCGTGCTCCCCTTCGGTCGGGGCGGCATCATCGGCGGCACCATGCTCGGCCTCGGACGCGCCCTCGGCGAGACCATCGCCGTGGTCATGATCATCTCGCCGATCTTCACGATCAACACCGAGCTCCTGAAGACCGGCACCAACTCGGTGTCCGCGCTCATCGCCCTCCGTTACGGGGAGGCGAGCCAGTTCGGCCTGTCCGCCCTCATGGCGGCGGGGCTCGTGCTGTTCATCATCACGTTGATCGTCAACTTCACCGCGTCGACGATCGTCGCGCGCAGCCGGTCCGGGGCGGAGAGCAACTGA
- a CDS encoding DNA polymerase III subunit gamma and tau: MTTALYRRYRPEAFGEMIGQSQVTEPLMTALRSDRVGHAYLFSGPRGCGKTTSARILARCLNCAAGPTDTPCGTCDSCVELGRGGGGSLDVVEIDAASHNGVDDARDLRERAIFAPARDRFKIFILDEAHMVTQQGFNALLKLVEEPPAHVKFIFATTEPEKVLGTIRSRTHHYPFRLVPPAAMLEYVQELCETEGVGVEAGVLPLVVRAGGGSPRDTLSLLDQLIAGSDADAEGHVLVRYERAVALLGYTHSELLDEVVDAFAANDGGGAFAAVDRVVQTGQDPRRFVDDLLERLRDLIVVAATGAGASAVLRGVPDDELERMSRQATAFGAARLSRTADLVVAALDEMTGATSPRLQLELLVARVLTHAGVAQGTSPAMAHDLEAARGGASAPAPATGRPASPSADIATPGAAPAAPAVASPGGSRFASPGIAAPGAASAPVASPGVASPGVSSPGVASPSVASPGVASPGIASPTVASPAVSPRSGSAAVASPTVASPGRTAAPEVASPSVAPAAAASPDSASSEAVSAAVAPSRDAAPGRPDTSAEPLPSDDDAPPPFTDDDAPPPFDDDEPMSAPAAAVDRRGQEQPDRGSMPGAAVPARTGSSAAGRARAVSSDEAHPFDTAPTPETAAAERDADSTSASTAAESGVGASSPDDAPSSASSPPVASAVGSPTADASPVEAPSADGPPAEAPAADAASADAPPADDASPLEPTAPTPPATPVGPIELGHVRDAWPEVLGQLGVASRSSWLVVSTAAVAAFEGDVLTLAFRTASDLTAFKTRTPEGGPSEDLRQAIQAVLGIRVKYLARLEQDGSGGPGGPGPGGPSRGPAGSAPTHSPTSGAPASGPRGSQTSAPYSSSVTEWAVAPIPASDGSAPTALRAPVAPSTALAVDDEPDEATAVAPAAVHEGAVLPPREVTPSVPAPDEVDDDDVIPPVDEVEAPIPPVVVPRMAPLSGGVQRYGEAVVRQMLGATYVRDEPYEPPTRFT, translated from the coding sequence GTGACCACAGCCCTGTACCGCCGCTACCGCCCCGAGGCGTTCGGCGAGATGATCGGGCAGTCGCAGGTGACCGAGCCGCTCATGACCGCCCTGCGCAGCGACCGCGTGGGTCACGCGTACTTGTTCTCCGGTCCGCGCGGCTGCGGAAAGACCACGTCGGCACGCATCCTCGCCCGCTGCCTCAACTGCGCAGCCGGCCCCACCGACACCCCGTGCGGAACGTGCGACAGCTGCGTCGAGCTGGGGCGCGGCGGCGGCGGCTCGCTCGACGTGGTCGAGATCGACGCGGCGAGCCACAACGGCGTCGACGACGCCCGCGACCTGCGCGAGCGCGCGATCTTCGCCCCGGCGCGCGATCGCTTCAAGATCTTCATCCTCGACGAGGCGCACATGGTCACGCAGCAGGGCTTCAACGCCCTGCTCAAGCTGGTCGAAGAGCCGCCCGCGCACGTGAAGTTCATCTTCGCCACGACCGAGCCCGAGAAGGTGCTCGGCACCATTCGCTCGCGTACGCACCACTACCCGTTCCGACTCGTGCCGCCGGCCGCGATGCTCGAGTACGTCCAAGAGCTCTGCGAGACCGAGGGCGTGGGCGTCGAAGCCGGCGTGCTGCCCCTCGTCGTCCGCGCTGGCGGAGGGTCGCCGCGCGACACTCTCTCGTTGCTCGACCAGCTCATCGCCGGCAGCGACGCCGACGCCGAGGGGCACGTGCTGGTGCGCTACGAGCGCGCGGTCGCTCTGCTCGGCTACACGCACTCCGAGCTGCTCGACGAGGTCGTCGACGCCTTCGCCGCGAATGACGGCGGAGGAGCTTTCGCCGCCGTCGACCGGGTCGTTCAGACCGGTCAAGATCCGCGTCGTTTCGTCGATGACCTGCTCGAGCGGCTTCGCGACCTGATCGTCGTGGCCGCCACCGGTGCCGGCGCCTCGGCGGTGCTGCGCGGGGTGCCCGATGACGAGCTCGAGCGCATGTCGCGCCAGGCGACAGCCTTCGGCGCCGCGCGCCTCTCGCGCACGGCCGACCTGGTCGTCGCGGCTCTCGACGAGATGACCGGGGCCACGTCCCCGCGATTGCAGCTCGAGCTTCTCGTTGCGCGCGTGCTCACCCACGCCGGGGTCGCCCAGGGCACATCGCCCGCCATGGCGCACGACCTCGAGGCGGCACGCGGCGGAGCGTCCGCCCCCGCCCCGGCCACGGGGCGTCCGGCATCGCCCTCCGCTGACATCGCCACCCCGGGTGCGGCTCCGGCGGCCCCCGCGGTCGCGAGCCCGGGTGGTTCTCGGTTCGCTTCGCCGGGGATCGCGGCGCCGGGCGCGGCGTCCGCGCCGGTGGCATCCCCCGGTGTCGCTTCGCCGGGTGTGTCGTCCCCGGGTGTTGCCTCGCCGAGTGTCGCCTCGCCGGGTGTGGCGTCCCCGGGTATCGCGTCGCCGACGGTCGCCTCCCCCGCCGTTTCGCCTCGCTCGGGTTCCGCCGCCGTCGCATCGCCGACCGTGGCGTCTCCGGGGCGGACCGCGGCGCCCGAGGTGGCATCCCCCTCCGTCGCCCCCGCCGCGGCGGCGTCGCCGGACTCGGCCTCGTCCGAAGCGGTGTCGGCCGCCGTCGCGCCCTCGAGAGACGCTGCTCCCGGCCGACCCGACACGTCCGCCGAGCCCCTGCCGAGCGATGACGACGCCCCGCCGCCGTTCACCGACGACGACGCTCCTCCGCCGTTCGACGACGACGAGCCGATGTCCGCGCCCGCCGCTGCCGTAGATCGCCGGGGGCAGGAGCAGCCCGACCGCGGGTCGATGCCGGGGGCGGCTGTTCCCGCGCGAACCGGTTCCTCCGCGGCTGGTCGTGCCCGCGCGGTCTCCTCCGACGAGGCCCATCCTTTCGACACGGCTCCCACTCCCGAGACCGCCGCCGCAGAGCGCGACGCCGACTCCACGTCGGCGTCGACCGCAGCGGAGTCCGGGGTGGGCGCGTCGTCTCCCGACGATGCACCGTCTTCCGCGTCCTCGCCGCCCGTCGCGTCGGCCGTAGGCAGCCCGACGGCTGATGCTTCGCCGGTCGAGGCCCCGAGCGCCGACGGCCCGCCCGCCGAGGCTCCGGCCGCCGACGCCGCCAGCGCTGACGCCCCTCCCGCCGACGACGCGTCTCCTCTCGAACCGACCGCGCCCACGCCGCCGGCCACCCCGGTCGGTCCGATCGAGCTCGGCCACGTGCGCGACGCGTGGCCCGAAGTGCTCGGTCAGCTCGGGGTCGCCAGCCGGTCGTCGTGGCTCGTCGTCTCCACCGCCGCGGTCGCCGCGTTCGAGGGCGACGTGCTCACGCTGGCGTTCCGCACGGCCAGCGACCTCACGGCCTTCAAGACGCGCACTCCCGAGGGTGGTCCGAGCGAAGACCTCCGCCAGGCCATCCAGGCCGTCCTCGGCATCCGGGTCAAATACCTCGCGCGCCTCGAGCAGGACGGTTCGGGCGGGCCCGGTGGCCCCGGTCCCGGCGGGCCGTCTCGTGGTCCGGCGGGCTCGGCGCCCACGCACAGTCCCACCTCTGGAGCCCCGGCGTCCGGTCCCCGTGGCTCGCAGACCTCCGCGCCGTACTCGTCGTCGGTCACGGAATGGGCCGTCGCCCCGATTCCCGCATCCGACGGTTCCGCGCCGACCGCCCTCCGGGCTCCCGTGGCACCGTCTACGGCGCTCGCGGTGGACGACGAGCCCGATGAAGCCACGGCCGTCGCACCTGCGGCGGTGCACGAGGGCGCCGTCCTGCCGCCGCGCGAGGTCACCCCCTCGGTGCCCGCCCCCGACGAGGTCGACGACGACGACGTCATCCCCCCGGTCGACGAGGTCGAGGCGCCCATCCCGCCCGTGGTCGTCCCGCGGATGGCGCCGCTCAGCGGGGGAGTCCAGCGGTACGGTGAGGCCGTGGTCCGCCAGATGCTCGGCGCCACCTACGTGCGCGACGAACCCTACGAGCCCCCGACGAGGTTCACCTGA